TGAAAGCCAGCAACAGTACAATGAGTACTTTGACAAGGTAGCTGCATTCTTCGAGGGAACCGAGGCATATAAGAACAACGGAATGTGCGCTATGCCTTATGTCTGCGGAGGATACGCATCCTATGCGATGGCATATTACTGTGCATGGTACCTGTACCCAGAGCTCTTCACACAGGAAGAGGCGGAGAAGAACCTCCAGTACTGGTTCGACAACTTCTGCTGTCAGGACAACACCTACTTCGGAACTAAGCAGTACACGGCGAAGAACGCTTTCATCTTCTACACCGGTGACAATTACACCACCCTTGTTCAGAAGTATCAGAAAGAGAACGCCTGAGATAACTTTGAATTAAACCTTTTCCCAAACCCTTTACATTTCATGATAACAGGCGGGTATGATGGAAGAATATGATCCGATCGAGAATGCCGTGGATAGATGGACGGCCGAAGTGGAGGTCAAGGGATACGATGAGAAGATCTCCAGTTACAACAAGTACATTCGCGCCAAATGGCTGTTCATTATCGGTAGCGCGATACTCGCCTTCGTGTGCTCCATCTATGCATTGTCTATAGGTGCGGATTATGTGTCTTTCATGGATGCAATGGAGGTCGTGTGGAATCATATCACAGGACATCCCGGGGATATGTCCAAAGACAAGGTCGAGTATGCGGTTTGGTTCATCAGAAGACCATCGGTCTGCTGTGGCCTGTTGGCTGGAGCAGGATTGGCGGCCGCCGGTGCGGTTATGCAGAGCATTTTGAGGAATCCGTTGGCCGATCCTTACACGACAGGAATCTCATCGGGAGCATCCTTCGGAGCATCCTTGGCGATGGGATTGGGATTGTCAGTGGCATCGACCGCGTTTGCGGTGGTCACCAACGCATTTATCTTCGCGTTGATCCCGATGTTCGTCATCATCCTCGTATCCAAACTGAAATCCGCATCGCCTACCACTATGATCATGGCAGGTATCGCGGTGATGTACATCTTCAATGCGGCGACGACGCTGATCAAGTTGTTCGTCGATCCCGAATCATTGTCGGCCATATATTCCTGGAGTGTAGGTTCGATCGATATCGCCGGAAAGGGAATAGCTGGTTGGGATGCGGTAACAGCTATGTTCTTCTTCGTTGTGATCGGTGTAACCGCATTGTTGTTACTCTCCCGTAAGCTCAACGTAGTCGCCACTGGGGATGAGAGTGCAAAAT
The nucleotide sequence above comes from Methanomassiliicoccales archaeon LGM-RCC1. Encoded proteins:
- a CDS encoding iron ABC transporter permease, whose product is MDRWTAEVEVKGYDEKISSYNKYIRAKWLFIIGSAILAFVCSIYALSIGADYVSFMDAMEVVWNHITGHPGDMSKDKVEYAVWFIRRPSVCCGLLAGAGLAAAGAVMQSILRNPLADPYTTGISSGASFGASLAMGLGLSVASTAFAVVTNAFIFALIPMFVIILVSKLKSASPTTMIMAGIAVMYIFNAATTLIKLFVDPESLSAIYSWSVGSIDIAGKGIAGWDAVTAMFFFVVIGVTALLLLSRKLNVVATGDESAKSLGVNSDQLRIIALLIVSFLAAGVVSFTGLIGFIGLVCPHIARIFVGSDNRFLIPASAAFGAALLIIADIVGKSIFYPTTIQVGVITAFIGGPLFLYLIVRQKKEAW